The sequence GCTTCGATATGCCTGAATATACTGGTGATATAACTGGCCTTGGGACGACAAGGATACTTGAGGCTATAAGAAGAAGCGGAGTAAAAGCAAAGTTTTATCAAGCTTCTTCCTCGGAGATGTTCGGAGCTTCTCCTCCGCCTCAGAGTGAAAAAACGCCTTTTTATCCAAGAAGCCCTTATGCGGCTGCTAAGGTTTATGCTTTCTGGATGACGGTAAACTATAGGGAGGCTTATGGATTATTTGCGTGTAATGGGATACTTTTCAATCATGAAAGCCCTCGTCGAGGGGAGACATTCGTTACAAGGAAGATAACGAGAGCTATAGCTCATATGCTTGCTGGGAAACAAAGAGAGCTCTATCTTGGAAACCTTAACGCTAAAAGGGACTGGGGGTTTGCTCCTGAATATGTTGAGATGATGTGGCTTATGCTTCAGCAGGATGATCCAGATGACTATGTTGTAGGAACTGGGGAGAGTCACTCCGTTAGAGAGTTTGTGGAGAAAGCCTTTAGTTATGCTGGTCTAGAGATAGAGTGGAAAGGTAGTGGTTTAGAGGAGAAGGGGGTGGTAAAAAGCGCAAGTGATAGGTGGAAGGAAGTTTTTAAGCCTGGTGATGTGGTTATTAAGATAGACCCAAGGTACTTTAGACCTACGGAGGTTGAGCATCTTCAGGCTGATATAACTAAGGCTAGGAAGAAGCTTGGTTGGGAGCCAAGGACTACTTTTGAAGAGCTTGTAATGATAATGGTTGACTACGACATGAGGCTCTTAGGTTTAGAGCCGATAGGTAAGGGAGTAGAGGTTTCAATGAACAAAGGTTTCCGATATACTAATCATGAGTACTCCTTTTGGAGCGATTGCTCCAGGTGAGAG comes from Synergistota bacterium and encodes:
- the gmd gene encoding GDP-mannose 4,6-dehydratase — translated: MGRRALITGITGQDGSYLAEFLLSKGYEVHGIIRRASTFNTQRIDHIYVDPHVPGARLFLHYGDLSDASQLTQIVYNIKPDEIYNLGAQSHVRVSFDMPEYTGDITGLGTTRILEAIRRSGVKAKFYQASSSEMFGASPPPQSEKTPFYPRSPYAAAKVYAFWMTVNYREAYGLFACNGILFNHESPRRGETFVTRKITRAIAHMLAGKQRELYLGNLNAKRDWGFAPEYVEMMWLMLQQDDPDDYVVGTGESHSVREFVEKAFSYAGLEIEWKGSGLEEKGVVKSASDRWKEVFKPGDVVIKIDPRYFRPTEVEHLQADITKARKKLGWEPRTTFEELVMIMVDYDMRLLGLEPIGKGVEVSMNKGFRYTNHEYSFWSDCSR